From Mycteria americana isolate JAX WOST 10 ecotype Jacksonville Zoo and Gardens chromosome 4, USCA_MyAme_1.0, whole genome shotgun sequence, one genomic window encodes:
- the TIFA gene encoding TRAF-interacting protein with FHA domain-containing protein A isoform X2 encodes MTSFEEAETEETVTCLHMTFYHPCQEEKMMFRCLNFCRREKVRADEMAKFGRDSSICHYNLMDTRVSRIQFSLQFYRKLNSSEFCFEIKNMSKKTKLIVDQKELGYLNKIDLPSKCIICFGDYQILAQIQEGESMDYFETRLDLAEVPILQDRRLPSMQPIQENGISSSLFPSQGKSPIEIDENESC; translated from the coding sequence ATGACTTCTTTTGAAGAAGCTGAAACTGAAGAAACAGTAACATGTCTCCACATGACCTTTTACCATCCTTGCCAAGAAGAGAAGATGATGTTTCGTTGCTTGAATTTCTGTAGGCGAGAAAAGGTCAGGGCAGATGAAATGGCCAAGTTCGGCCGCGATTCTAGTATCTGCCATTATAACTTAATGGATACTCGTGTTTCTCGGATTCAGTTTTCATTGCAGTTTTACAGAAAACTGAACAGCTCAGAATTTTGTTTTGAGATAAAGAACatgagcaagaaaacaaaactgattgtGGACCAAAAAGAACTGGGTTACTTAAACAAAATTGACCTGCCATCCAAGTGCATCATTTGTTTTGGAGACTACCAGATTTTAGCACAGATTCAAGAAGGGGAGTCCATGGATTATTTTGAGACTCGCTTAGACTTGGCTGAAGTGCCAATCTTACAAGACAGACGCCTGCCATCAATGCAACCTATACAAGAGAATggcatttcttcttccttatttccttcCCAAGGCAAAAGCCCCATAGAGATTGATGAAAATGAGTCATGCTag
- the TIFA gene encoding TRAF-interacting protein with FHA domain-containing protein A isoform X1: MIPVKWLLTYCSVLRTHFIMTSFEEAETEETVTCLHMTFYHPCQEEKMMFRCLNFCRREKVRADEMAKFGRDSSICHYNLMDTRVSRIQFSLQFYRKLNSSEFCFEIKNMSKKTKLIVDQKELGYLNKIDLPSKCIICFGDYQILAQIQEGESMDYFETRLDLAEVPILQDRRLPSMQPIQENGISSSLFPSQGKSPIEIDENESC, encoded by the exons ATGATTCCAGTTAAATGGCTCCTCACATATTGCTCTG TTCTGAGGACTCATTTCATCATGACTTCTTTTGAAGAAGCTGAAACTGAAGAAACAGTAACATGTCTCCACATGACCTTTTACCATCCTTGCCAAGAAGAGAAGATGATGTTTCGTTGCTTGAATTTCTGTAGGCGAGAAAAGGTCAGGGCAGATGAAATGGCCAAGTTCGGCCGCGATTCTAGTATCTGCCATTATAACTTAATGGATACTCGTGTTTCTCGGATTCAGTTTTCATTGCAGTTTTACAGAAAACTGAACAGCTCAGAATTTTGTTTTGAGATAAAGAACatgagcaagaaaacaaaactgattgtGGACCAAAAAGAACTGGGTTACTTAAACAAAATTGACCTGCCATCCAAGTGCATCATTTGTTTTGGAGACTACCAGATTTTAGCACAGATTCAAGAAGGGGAGTCCATGGATTATTTTGAGACTCGCTTAGACTTGGCTGAAGTGCCAATCTTACAAGACAGACGCCTGCCATCAATGCAACCTATACAAGAGAATggcatttcttcttccttatttccttcCCAAGGCAAAAGCCCCATAGAGATTGATGAAAATGAGTCATGCTag